Below is a window of Frigoribacterium sp. SL97 DNA.
CCGCGGGGCGCCCCGGACGCCGCAGGCCGAAGCCGAGGACGACGATCACGAGGAGCGGCCAGAACGCGTAGAACTGCTCTTCGACCGAGAGCGACCAGAGGTGCTGGAAGGCCGAGACGGGTCCGTCGGCGGTGAAGTAGTCGGTGCCCACGGCGGCGAAGTGCCAGTTGGCCACGAAGGCGAGGGAGTAGAGGGCGTCGATCCCGAGCCCGACCACGCGGCGGTCGGGCAGGAGGACCGTCGCGGCGAGCAGGGTCGCGGCGACGACGACGAGCGCCGCCGGCAGGAGGCGTCGGACCCGGCGACGGTAGAAGTCGGCCAGCGAGATGCGGCCCGTCCGAGCGTGCTCACGGAGCAACAACCCGGTGATCAGGAAGCCCGAGATCACGAAGAAGACGTCGACGCCCACGAAGCCGCCGTGCGGCCAGCCCGAGACGTGCTCGAGCACGACCGCGACGACGGCGACGGCGCGCAACCCCTGGACGTCGCGACGGAAAGCTGCCGACCCGCCGCCCGTCGAGGAAGCACCACCCCGACGCGACGACGAGGGAGCGGACGGAGGACGGTGGGGGGTCGAGTCGGACATGCTTCTCTCTCGGGTCGGAATCACGTGACATACCAATATCTCACGTCGCATCCTGAACGACAAGAGCCGACGGTCTCGCCCGTCGCCGCCACGGTCCCCGCGCGTTACGCAGCGTTGCCCCGCGACGCCCGCCACCGGCGTGCCGCCCGTAGCGTGGGACGCATGGCCACCAGCGACACCATCTCGAACCTGCTCGACGAGCGACGGACCTTCGCCGCGCCTCCTGCGCTCGTCGAGGGGGCCAACGTCACCTCGGCCGAGCACGCCCGCGCGGCCGCCGACCCCGTCGCGTTCTGGGCCGAGGCGTCGCAGCGGCTCGACTGGCACAAGCCGTGGACGGTCGCGCACACCTGGAAGCCCGTGACCGAGGGGCCGGACGGCACGCTCACCGTGCCCGAGGCGACCTGGTTCGCCGACGGAACGCTCAACGTCGCCGTCAACTGCGTCGACCGGCACGTCGACGCCGGCCTCGGCGACAAGGTCGCCCTGCACGTCGAGGGCGAGCCCGGCGACCGTCGTGACATCACCTACGCACAACTGCAGCGCGAGGTCGTGAAGGCCGCCAACGGCCTGCGATCGCTCGGCGTCGAGAAGGGCGACCGGGTGGTCGTCTACCTGCCGGTCATCGCCGAGACGATCGTCGTGACGCTCGCCATCGCCCGACTCGGCGCGATCCACTCGCTCGTCTTCGGCGGCTTCTCGGGCGAGGCGTTGAAGTTCCGCGTCGAGGACACACGGGCCAAGCTGCTGGTCACGACCGACGGGCAGTTCCGACGAGGGTCCGCGGTGCCGGTCAAGGCGAACGCCGACCACGCCGTCAGCGGCGACAACGAGATCGAGCACGTCCTCGTCGTGCGGCGCACCGGCGAGCAGACGCCCGACGTGCCGTGGACGGACGGCCGCGACCTCTGGTGGCACGACGTCGTCGACGCGCAACCCGACACCGACGAACCCGAGTACTTCGGCGCCGAGACGCCGCTGTTCATCATGTACACGAGCGGCACCACCGGCAAGCCCAAGGGACTCGTGCACACGAGCGGCGGCTACCTGACGCAGGCGAACTGGACCCACTGGGCCGTCTTCGACGCGAAGCCCGACGACGTGCACTGGTGCACGGCCGACCTCGCCTGGGTGACGGCGCACACCTACGAGATCTACGGCCCGCTGTCGAACGGCCTGACGCAGGTGATCTACGAGGGCACGCCCGACACCCCGCACCCCGCCCGCCACCTCGAGATCATCGAGCGCTACGGCGTCACCGCCTACTACACGGCGCCGACGCTGGTGCGGACCCTGTCGTCGTGGTTCCCCGAGGGACTGCCCGACACCTACGACCTGTCGTCGCTGCGCCTGCTCGGCACGGTCGGCGAGGCCATCAACCCCGAGGCGTGGGTCTGGTTCCACGAGCAGTTCGGCCGGGGCCGGTGCCCGATCGTCGACACGTGGTGGCAGTCCGAGACGGGGGCCGCCGTCATGGCCCCGCTGCCCGGTGCCGACACCCTCAAGCCCGGCTCGTCGCTGCGGGCGCTGCCCGGGCTCTCGACCGCCGTGGTCGACGACGCCGGCGAGCGCGTGCCGAACGGCAGCGGCGGCTACCTCGTGGTGCAGCAGACCGGACCGGCCCTCGCCCGCACGGTCTGGGGCGACCCCGAGCGGTACCGCGACAGCTACTGGGCGACCTACTGGCGGCAGGGCTGGTTCTTCTCGGGCGACGGCGCGAAGTACGACGCGGACGGCGACATCTGGGTGCTCGGCCGGGTCGACGACGTGATCAACGTGTCGGGGCACCGCCTGTCGACCATCGAGATCGAGTCGTCGCTCGTGTCGCACCCGGCCGTCGCCGAGGCCGCCGTCGTCGGCGTGGCCGACGACCGCACCGGCCAGGCGATCGCGGCGTTCGTGGTGCCGTCGACACGGCCGGAAGGAGGCGCGGTGCGGGACGCCGGCGACGTCGCCGAGCCGTCGGTGTGGGCTCCGCTCGCGGGGTCGCTGTCCCCCGTGCTGCGCGCCCACGTGGCCGACCAGATCGGGCCGATCGCCAAGCCCGCGACCGTGTTCGTCGTGCCGGACCTGCCCAAGACGCGCTCGGGCAAGATCATGCGGCGGCTGCTGGCCGACATCGTCGACGGCCGACCCCTGGGTGACACGACGAGCCTGCAGGACGAGACCGTGCCCGGCCGGGTGGCGGCGATCCTCGCGGAGGCGACCCGCGCCTCCTGAGGTCGGGAATCACCGGCCCACACCGAGGGTTACCGTGGTCGGGGCCCGATGACGCGCCTCGCCTCCCCCGTCCCGTTCCGAGAAGAAAGCGTCGTCATGTCGATCTCCGAGACCACCGCCGCCCCGTCCACCCTCCGCACCGCCGAGACGAGCGTGCCGCTCGTGCCGCTGCTCGACGAGCGCTGGAGCCCCCGCTCGTTCGACCCCACCGCCGAGATCTCGGACCGTCAGCTGGACGCCCTGCTCGAGGCCGCCCGCTGGGCACCGTCGGCCGCGAACACGCAGCCGCGTCGCTTCGTCGTCGGCCGTCGCGGCACGGCCACGTTCGACACGATCGTGAAGGCGCTCATGGGCTTCAACGCCGCCTGGGCGGGCAACGCGTCGGCGCTCGTCGTCGCCGTCGCCGAGACCTCGACCGTCGAGGGCGAGGTGCGCCAGTGGGCCGAGTACGACCTCGGCCAGGCCGTCGCCCACCTCACGGTGCAGGCACACGCCGAGGGCTTCCACACGCACCAGATGGCCGGCGTCGAATGGGACGAGATCGTCGTCGCGTTCGGCCTGACCGACAACCTCAAGCCCGTGACGGTCACGGCCGTCGGCGTCGTCGACGAGGCCGACAAGCTGATCGAGGCCCTCGCCGAGCGCGAGACCGCCCCTCGCGAGCGCCTGCCGCTCAGCGAGCTCGTCCTGCGGCGCGACTAGCAGCTCGGCGAGGCGAGCCCGGGCTGGTGCCTGCCAGCCCGGGCTGGTTGGCTGGGCGCATGTCGATCTCCAGCACGGCCGAGAAGGCCGAACTCCTCCGCTCCCTCCACGTCCCCGGCGACCCGCTGATCGTGACGAACGTCTGGGACAGCATCACCGCGCGCATCGTCGCGGGCGCACCGGGCGTCAAGGCCCTGGCCACCGCCTCCCACTCGATCAGCGAGGCGCACGGCGTCGAGGACGGCGAGGGCCTCGACGTCGACGACATGCTGGCCGCCGCCCGCATCGTGATCCGCTCGGTCGACCTGCCCGTCTCCGTCGACTTCGAGAAGGCGTACGCGACCGACGCCGCCGGCACGCTCGACAACGTCTTCCGCCTGATCGAGGAGGGCGCCGCCGGCCTCAACATCGAGGACAGCATCGGCCAGGCCAAGGCGCCCCTCTACGACATCGACACCCAGGTCTCGAAGATCGCCGCCGCCCGCCGTGCCGGCGACCGCGCCGGGGTGCCGATCGTGATCAACGCCCGGGTCGACGCCCTGGCCGGCGACCCCGACTCGTTCGACGACGCCGTCACCCGGGCCAACGCCTACCTCGACGCCGGCGCCGACTGCGCCTTCGTCCTCGGCCTGGGCACCGAAGACCTCGTGAAGGCCGCCCTCGACCGGATCGACGGCAAGGTCAGCGTCATCTCGAACCCGTCGTCCGTGCCGCTCGCCCGCCTGGCCGAGCTCGGCGTCTCGCGCGTCAGCTTCGGGCCCACCACGATGGGCCTGACGCTCTCGCACCTGCGCGACGCCGCCACCACCCTCACCGCGCGGGGCGACTACCCCGCCGAGCTCGGCTTCTCGTTCTGACCGACGGCCGGTGCGGGCGGGGCTCGCCCACCGGCTGACGAACGACGCGACCCGCGCCTCCCGAGCTCGTGAGAGCCGAGGAGGCGCGGGTCGCGTCGTCAGGGGACGTCACCTAGTCGTCGCGGTCGCCCTTCGAGTGCCCGTCCCCGGCGCGCTCGTCCTTCTTCCGGTCGGACTCGGACGCCTCGGAGCCGCCCTCGCCGTCCGGCTCGGGCACCTCGTCGCCGTTCCGCTCGATCGTCGCGGCGGCGGCCTGACGCAGTCGCATGCCGGCGAGTTCGTCCTTGGCGAGGGCCGCGGCCTTCTTCTCGCTCTGGGCCGTGTCACGGGGTGGCAGCAGGATGTCGCGCTCGGCCCGGAGGCCGGCCTGCAGCTCGCGACCACGTTCGAGCTCGGCGTCGAACTCGGCCCCGAAGAGCAGGGCGTTGTTCGTGATCCAGAGCCACAGCAGGAACACGATGACCGCACCGAGCGAGCCGTACGTCTTGTTGTAGTTCGAGAAGTTCGCGATGTAGAACGCGAACCCCACGGACGCGACCAACCAGATGACCAGGGCCACGAGCGACCCGAGGCTCATCCACTTGAACTTGGGCTGCTTGACGTTCGGGGCCCAGTAGTAGAGCACCGCCACGATCACGACGGCGATGATCGCGAGGATCGGCAGCTTCGCGATGTCCCAGACGAACACCGCGGTGCTGCCCAGTCCCACGAGGTCGCCGACCGTCTCGGCCACGGGGCCGCTGATCACCAGGATGAGGGCGGCGACCACGATGAGTACCACCGTGAACGCCGTGACGCCGAGCATGGTCGGGCGGAGCTTCCAGATCGGACGCCCCTCGTCGATGCCATAGACGCGGTTCATGGCCCGCCCGAAGGCGCCCACGTAGCCGGAGGCCGACCAGAGGGCACCCAGCACACCGACGATCAGGGCGACACCGGCAGCCGGCGAGCCGGTGAGCTGCATGATCGGGTCACGCAGCAGGTCGGCGACCTGCGGCGAGCCGAACTGCGAGACCAGGTCGAGCAGCGTCGTGGCCGTCGAGTCCGCCTGCCCCACGACGCCGAGCAGCGACACGATCGCCAGCAGCGCCGGGAAGATCGCCAGCACCGCGTAGTACGTGAGTGCGGCGGCGAGGTCGGTGCACTGGTCACGGGTGAACTCGCGCAGGGTCTTGCCCAGCACGTACCCCCAGGAGGGCTTGGAGACGTCCGACAGGTCTTGCGGCTTGCGCGAGTCGTCCGCGTCGGGCGACTGCTGCTCGCGCTCGGTGCTCTTCTGTGCCATCGGTCAGCGCCTGATCGTCTTGACGATGCCGGCGACGAGCGCGACGACGCCGATGGTGCCGGCCGCAGCGGCCGCCACCACGGGCTTCGGGTCGCGGTCGAGGCGCCGTGAGACGCTCGCCTTCAGCCGACGGGCGTGGGCAGGGACGCTCAGCTTGTCCTCGATGGCGTCGAGCGTCGCCGCGAACTCTTCACGGGTACGGGCGAGGTCGAGCTCGATCTCGGGGATGCTCGCGCCGGGGCGTGGCCCGGCCGCGTTCTCGGCGTCCTTGTCGGGAGACGTGCTGCCGTGGGCGTCGTCGCGCTCTTCGGCCGCACGCGCCTCGGCGAGCTCGGCACGGGGGTCGGGCTGGTCGCCCGTACCGTGGCCGTTCGCGTCAGTGCTTCTCGGAGTCATAGCTGCCCTGCCCCTTCAACGCGCTGACGTCGGCCTTCACGCTGGCGACGGCCTTCTCGGGGGTCGGCGGCACGCCCTTCTTGAGGGCCTTGATGCCGAGCAGGGCCAGGACGGCCGTGATCACGAGCAGGACGGCGGCGACGATGAGCGCCGCGAGCCAGGGGGCGACGACCGTCGCCAGCCCCAGGACGCCGGCCGTGATGAGCACGGCGAGCAGGAAGAAGCCGAACAGTGCGGCTCCGACCAACAAGCCGACACCCACCCCGGCCTCTTTGGCCTTCGTGGCGAGCTCGGTCTTGGCCAGCGCGATCTCGCCGCGGATGAGGCGCGAGATCAACTCGGGCAGGCTGCCGATCAGCGAGCCGAGCGAACGTTTGGTGCTCTGTTCGGGTGCCTTCAGGTCACTCACCGACCGTCACCCCCGGCAGCTTGTCGTCGTCGGGGCTGGTGCCCGAGGTCTGCTTCTTGACGTCGTCGGCCTTCTCGTCCACCTTGTCGGCGGCCTTGTGGGCTGCCTCGGTGGCCTTGGCGGCGACCTTGTCGGTGGCGCCCGAGCCCTTGCCCGAGACGGACTTGGCCTTGGAGCCGACCGCGTGGGCGGCGTCGTTCGCGACGTCCTGCGCCTTCTTGGCGACGACCGGAGCGTTCTCCTTCACGAAGCCCTCGGCCTGCTGGACGCCCTTCTGGACGGTCGGGTTCTCCCACAGGCTCTCGGCCTGGTCCTTGATCTTGACGTACGCGCCGCGACCTGCGCGGGCTCCGAGGACGTATCCGACGGCCGCTCCTGCGACGAAGAGGATCTTGCCTTTCATGAGTGCTCCTTGGCTCGTGGTGGCAGGTAGGCCTTCCACGCTGGCACGACCCGGCGTGGACGGCTCAGATTGACCGGGCGACCGGGGACGACGCCGCCCGGCGCCGGCCTGGGGACGAGCCGCCCCCGACACCACGTCAGGAGGCGCGGGCCGCCACGAGCGGGACGCCCACCTCGAGCGCGTCGCTGCGCACCGTGGCGACCGCCAGTCGCACGAGGCGCACCGCGCACCAGCAGAACAGCACCACGAGAAGGCCGTTGCGGGCACCCAGGACGAGCACGGCGACCGGGTTGAGCTCGATCAGCGGCCGGTAGAGGATCGGGAACACGAGCGTCGTGAGCCCCGAGGCCCAGGCGGTCAACACGGCGGGCGTCCGGAACGCCTCGGGACGCGAGGCATAGCCCACGGCCACGATCGGCACGATCCAGAGCAGGTACTGCGGCGACCCCACCTTGTTGAAGACCACGAAGGCGAGCGTGAGGGTGAGGGCGCCGAGCAGCACCGTGCCGAACTCGTCGCCGCGATCGCGAGCCGGGACGACGGCCGCGGTGCGCCCGGAGCCCGCCGACCCGCGCCTCCCGGGCTCGGCCCACCGGGGCAGCCCGAAGGTCGCCACGGCCAGCACGCCGGCCAGCAGCACGAGGACGGCGAGCATGACCTGCGTGCTGTCGTTGATCATCCAGGTGTCGCCCGGTCCCATGACCTCGCGCGTGGCGAGGGCGACGTTCTGGTAGACCGAGGCGCCGGGGACGCGCAGCATGGCCATCCAGAGCCAGGGCGTCGAGAGGGTCGCCTCGAGCTGCATCGCCCGTCCCGACTGCATCGTCACGAAGCTCGTGATGTCGTCGGCCCCGCGGCCGAGCAACACGCACGACACGACGACCATGGTGACGAGCACGCCCCCGCGCAGCACGACCGCCCGGTGACGCGACCCGACGACGACCGCCGCGATGACGGCGGCGGGCCAGACCTTGATCCAGGTCGCCGCGGCGAGCAGCAGCCCGGCCACCCGCGGACGCGTGGACAGCAGCATGAGGGCGGCGACGACCAGCGGCGCGCTGAACCCCTCGAGCCGGAGGAAGGCCACGGGGCTGAGCACGAGCGTCACGAGCAGCCACCACCAGGCTGCCCGGTTGTCGACCGTGCGACGACCGCGGTCGGTCAGCAGCCAGAGCGCGACGGCGTTGAGGGCGGTCAGCAGGGCCAGCCAGACGAACTGGTAGTGCTGTTCGCCGAAGACGTTCGGCAACACGATCGGGACGATCGCCCCGGCCGGGTAGACCCACGAGAAGTCGAGGACCGGCCAGACGCCCTCGCTCAGGGCCCCCGTCGCCCACAAGCGGTAGAGCGGCAGGTCGCCGCTCACCCCGCCGCCGATCATCAGCGGCGTGAGCGCCAGGAACACGGCGGCGTGCACGGCGACGAAGCCGTAGAGCAGCCCGCGCGGATGCGCCTGCACGCGCGACCAGGTCCGGCGGAGGCGCGTGGGGAGGGGCGCAGGCGCGACGGCGCTCGAGGTGGTCACGCCTCGAATGTACGGCCGCGTCCTTGCCGTTGTCTTTCCGGCAGGTGAATCCATCGGAAGATCACTCTCGAGACGGAGGTCCGACCGGTGTACGGTGCCGACCATGGACCGACGACGTTCCGCAGACGCAGGCGAGGTCACCCCGCCGACCGACGACACGCACGCACCCGACGAGCTCGGAAGCGTCGACGACGACCTGGCCGTCGACCGGGGGCGCCCGATCGGCTTCTGGTTGAGGCTCGTCGACGGGCTGATCGACCGGCGCTTCGAGGAGGTCCTCGACGAACACGGGGTCACCCGCCGGCAGTGGCAGCTGCTCAACCTGCTGGAGCGCGGCCCGACGACCCGCGCAGCACTCGACGGAGCCGTCGCGCCCTTCCTCGACCCGGCCACGGGCGAGTCCAGCTCGGACCACCTCGCCGAGCTGGTCGAGAGCGGCTGGGTGAGCCTCGCGACCGACGGGGTCGGCGACGATCGCTACGCCCTCACCGAGCGCGGGAGCCTCGCGCACCGCAAGCTCGTCGACGTGGTCGAGGGCATCCGCGACGAGACGGTCCGGGGGGCCGAGCCGGGAGCCCACGCGACCACGGTGCGCTTCCTGCGCAGGGCGGCACTCAACCTCGGCTGGCGCCCCTGAGCGCCCGGCCTGCCCGCGGGCCGCGGGCCGAGGGCCGAGGGGCTAGGGGCTAGGGGCGAGGGCCGACGACCGCAGGAGGCGCGGCGTCAGCCCCGCAGGAACACCCACCAGATCATGAGCATCGTCACGACGAACCCGCTGACGAAGTTGAGCGCCAGGAAGCGTCGCCACCCGCGGTTGACCTCTTCGGCCCGGTCGTCGGTCACGTTCCACCAGGGGGCGCAGCTGATCGCGTAGGGCAGGGTGAGCAGGGCCGCCAGCGGGCCGGGCCACTCGGTGAAGGTCAGCAGCACGCCCGCCAGCAGGTAGGCCACCACCGAGAGGCGGACGGTCGCCCGGGCACCGATCTCGGTCGCGATCGACGAGATGCCGCCCTCGCGGTCGGCGAGCACGTCCTGGACGGCTCCGAACGCGTGGCTCGCGACTCCCCAGAGGAAGAACGCGCCGAGCAACGCCCACAGCTGGGGCGTGAACGTCGCCCCGGCCAGCACGAGACCGTAGACGGCCGGGCTGACGAAGTGCGTGCTCGAGGTGACCGAGTCGACGAAGGGGCGCTCCTTGAAGCGCAGGCCGGGAGCCGAGTAGGCGATCACGGCGAAGACGCTGACGGCGAGCACGAGCCAGCTGAGCGGGTCGCCGACCGCCACGAGGAACACCAGGAAGGGCACGTTCGTGATCACTGCGGCGCGCAACGTCGTGCGGTGCAGGCTGCGGTCGAGCAGCGCACCCTCGACGCCGCCCTTGCGCGGGTTGTGCAGGTCGCTCTCGTAGTCGAAGACGTCGTTGATGCCGTACATCGCGAGGTTGTAGGGGATCAGGAAGTACAGGGCGCCGACGATCAGCACGAGCCAGTTCACCGGGCCGAGGGCGTTCTCGGCCGCGAAGAAGAGGACGGCCTCCGTGCCGGTCGGCGTCACGTCGACCTGGGACAACGGCTGGTACGACCCCAGGTAGCCGGTCGTCACCGGTGCGAGCAACGAGGTCAGCACGTACGCCGCCGCGAACGGGAACGCCGTGTTGATCCAGCTCAGGGGCCGGGACGAGACGAACAGGGCCTTGATCGTGTTCACGAGCGCGCCTCCTCGACGGTCGTCGACCCGCCGGCCGCCGGCGCCGCGGGGGCGCGGGGCGTCTTCGGGCCGCCGAGCAGCACCCACACCGACGGCAGCAGGACGAGTGCCGCGACCGCGTAGGCGAAGTCCTCGAGCGGGGCGATGCCGACGAAGACCCCGCTGATCCGGGCGGCGTCGTAGCCGACCAGCCCGATCCCGATCATGACGTTGTCGAACACGGCGGTCATCACGAGCAGCACGCCGGTCGCCAGGCCCGCCCCCAGCAGTTGCTCGCGCCGCCGCCGCGACCTCTCGGCCGGGGACGAGGAGGCGCGCGCGGCCCGGCCACGCACGCCTGCGGTCACCAGCGCCAGCACCCCGAGCACCGCGACGATCGACAGGAACACCGCGTTGACGGCCCAGTAGGTCACGACGCCACGCCGTCCACCGGTCGACCGGACTGCGTGGAGCTCGCGCCACGCCGGTCGAGCACGACGGCCGCAGCCATCCGGGCCGCGGCCAGCAGGTTCATCGTCAGGTAGCAGAGCAGCGTCAGGAAGAAGACCTCTTCGAGCGGCAGCTCGGTCGCCACCAGCACGCCGGTCATGAACGAGGTCTCGCCGCGGAAGAAGATGCCGAGGTCGATGCCGACGACGTCCCAGACCAGGAAGAACACGACGCCGACCAGCAGCGTCACCGCCGCCCGGGGCACGTCGCGCCAGAAGAACAGGCGGAACCTGCGGTCGAGCATCACCATGCCGAACAACGAGACGAGCAACGCCGCGAGGTAGACGAAGCCCATCAGCCGACGGCGGGCTCGGGGAGCGGCTCGGTGCTGGTGTCGCCGCGCAGGTTCTTGAGCAGCACCTCGGCGCTGATCAGGCACATCGGCAGGCCGATGCCCGGACGGACCGACCCGCCGGCGTAGAACAGCGAGTCGACGTGGGTCGAGACGTTGCCGGTGCGGAACAGGGCGCTCTGGGCGAGCGTGTGCGCGGGGCCGAGCATGCTGCCGCTCCAGGCGTTGACGTCGTCGACGAAGTCGCGCGGACCACGGGTGCGCCGCACCACGATCCGCTCGGCGAGGTCGGGCACGTGCGCCCACTCGGCGATCTGGGCGATGACGCCGTCCGCGAGACGCTCGATCATCGGGTCGCCGTCACCGTCGACGTCGCCCGAACCGAGGGCCGGGTCGGCGGGCAGTGGCACCAGGACGAAGAGGTTCGTGTGCCCGGCGGGCGCGGTCGACGGGTCGACGGTGCTCGGCTTGCAGACGTACAGCGACGGGGGGTCGGGGATGCGCTTGTCGGCGCCGAAGATGCGCTCGAAGTTCTCGTGCCAGTCGCGGGCGAAGAGCAGCGTGTGGTGCTCGAGCTCGGGGATCTCGCCCTCGACGCCCAGGTAGAGCAGCAGGGCGCTCGGCCCGGGGTTCTTCTTCGCCCAGTACGACGAGTCGTAGGTGCGCAGCTCGCGGGGCAGGAGCCGTGTCTCGGTGTGGTGCAGGTCGGCCGCGCTCACGACGAGGTCGGCGTCGACGCGGTGCGTCGCTCCCTCGGCGTCGGTCCAGTCGACCCCGGTCGCCTCGGCGGTCGCCTTCGAACCGCGCGGCAGGGCTGCGCCCTCGACCCCGAGCGGCTGCGTCACGATCCGGGTCACGGTCGCGCCGGTCACGACGGTCACCCCGGCCTCGACGGCCACGTCGCGGATGGCCTCGATCACCGAGATGAGGCCGCCCTGCGGGTACAGCACGCCGTCGTCGAGGTCGAGCGTGCTCATGAGGTGGTACATGCTCGGCGTGTCGAACGGCGACGAGCCGAGGAAGACCGCGGGGTACCCCAGGATCTGACGGAGGCGCGGGTCGGTCACCGTGCGGGACGCGTACGAGTCGAGGCTCGTCAGCAGCAGCCGGGCCAGCTTCGGCAGGCGGACCAGCACGTCTCCGCGCAGCAGGGGCGTGAGGCTGCCGAAGCTCGTGTAGAGGAACCGCCGTTTGGCGATCTCGTAGGTGTCGCGGGCGGACCGGAGGTACCGGCGCATGCGCTCACCGCTGCCCGGTTCGACGCGCTCGAACAGCTCGACGTTCTCTTCCAGGCCGCGCGGGACGTCGATCGGCGCACTCGCCGCGGGGGCGTCGGGCGTCGGCTCGAACAGCACGCGGTAGCCCGGGTCGAGTTCGACGAGGTCGAGGCGCTCGGCGGCCGACGTGCCCATCAGGCGGAAGAAGTGGTCGAAGACCTCGGGCATGAGGTACCAGCTCGGGCCGAGGTCGAAGCGGAAGCCCTCGTGGCTCCACGACCCGGCACGGCCACCGACCTCGTCGTTCTTCTCGAGCAGGGTGACCTCGTGGCCCTCGCGGGCGAGCAGCGCAGCCGAGGCCAGGCCGCTGATGCCGCCGCCGATCACGACGACGCGGCGGCCGTGGCGGGTGACGCTCAGGCCGTGCGACTCGTCGGACGCCCCGGTGCCGGCACCCGTCGCCCCTCGGTCGACCGTGTCGCGGCTCATGCGCGGGCCTCGGGCAGCCGGGTGACGCGACCGGCGGCGGCGCCCGCGGCGATGCGCACCTTCACCGGGTTCGGAACGCGCACGCGCGCCCGGACCAGCGAGGAGGCGGGGGTCGCCTCGAGACGCCGGTTCAGCTCGGCGAACAGGCCGTGGGCCAGTGCCACCGCCCGACGCGAG
It encodes the following:
- a CDS encoding nitroreductase family protein, producing MSISETTAAPSTLRTAETSVPLVPLLDERWSPRSFDPTAEISDRQLDALLEAARWAPSAANTQPRRFVVGRRGTATFDTIVKALMGFNAAWAGNASALVVAVAETSTVEGEVRQWAEYDLGQAVAHLTVQAHAEGFHTHQMAGVEWDEIVVAFGLTDNLKPVTVTAVGVVDEADKLIEALAERETAPRERLPLSELVLRRD
- a CDS encoding phage holin family protein — its product is MSDLKAPEQSTKRSLGSLIGSLPELISRLIRGEIALAKTELATKAKEAGVGVGLLVGAALFGFFLLAVLITAGVLGLATVVAPWLAALIVAAVLLVITAVLALLGIKALKKGVPPTPEKAVASVKADVSALKGQGSYDSEKH
- a CDS encoding YihY/virulence factor BrkB family protein, whose protein sequence is MAQKSTEREQQSPDADDSRKPQDLSDVSKPSWGYVLGKTLREFTRDQCTDLAAALTYYAVLAIFPALLAIVSLLGVVGQADSTATTLLDLVSQFGSPQVADLLRDPIMQLTGSPAAGVALIVGVLGALWSASGYVGAFGRAMNRVYGIDEGRPIWKLRPTMLGVTAFTVVLIVVAALILVISGPVAETVGDLVGLGSTAVFVWDIAKLPILAIIAVVIVAVLYYWAPNVKQPKFKWMSLGSLVALVIWLVASVGFAFYIANFSNYNKTYGSLGAVIVFLLWLWITNNALLFGAEFDAELERGRELQAGLRAERDILLPPRDTAQSEKKAAALAKDELAGMRLRQAAAATIERNGDEVPEPDGEGGSEASESDRKKDERAGDGHSKGDRDD
- the acs gene encoding acetate--CoA ligase, with protein sequence MATSDTISNLLDERRTFAAPPALVEGANVTSAEHARAAADPVAFWAEASQRLDWHKPWTVAHTWKPVTEGPDGTLTVPEATWFADGTLNVAVNCVDRHVDAGLGDKVALHVEGEPGDRRDITYAQLQREVVKAANGLRSLGVEKGDRVVVYLPVIAETIVVTLAIARLGAIHSLVFGGFSGEALKFRVEDTRAKLLVTTDGQFRRGSAVPVKANADHAVSGDNEIEHVLVVRRTGEQTPDVPWTDGRDLWWHDVVDAQPDTDEPEYFGAETPLFIMYTSGTTGKPKGLVHTSGGYLTQANWTHWAVFDAKPDDVHWCTADLAWVTAHTYEIYGPLSNGLTQVIYEGTPDTPHPARHLEIIERYGVTAYYTAPTLVRTLSSWFPEGLPDTYDLSSLRLLGTVGEAINPEAWVWFHEQFGRGRCPIVDTWWQSETGAAVMAPLPGADTLKPGSSLRALPGLSTAVVDDAGERVPNGSGGYLVVQQTGPALARTVWGDPERYRDSYWATYWRQGWFFSGDGAKYDADGDIWVLGRVDDVINVSGHRLSTIEIESSLVSHPAVAEAAVVGVADDRTGQAIAAFVVPSTRPEGGAVRDAGDVAEPSVWAPLAGSLSPVLRAHVADQIGPIAKPATVFVVPDLPKTRSGKIMRRLLADIVDGRPLGDTTSLQDETVPGRVAAILAEATRAS
- a CDS encoding YtxH domain-containing protein: MKGKILFVAGAAVGYVLGARAGRGAYVKIKDQAESLWENPTVQKGVQQAEGFVKENAPVVAKKAQDVANDAAHAVGSKAKSVSGKGSGATDKVAAKATEAAHKAADKVDEKADDVKKQTSGTSPDDDKLPGVTVGE
- a CDS encoding DUF3618 domain-containing protein, giving the protein MTPRSTDANGHGTGDQPDPRAELAEARAAEERDDAHGSTSPDKDAENAAGPRPGASIPEIELDLARTREEFAATLDAIEDKLSVPAHARRLKASVSRRLDRDPKPVVAAAAAGTIGVVALVAGIVKTIRR
- a CDS encoding isocitrate lyase/PEP mutase family protein; translated protein: MSISSTAEKAELLRSLHVPGDPLIVTNVWDSITARIVAGAPGVKALATASHSISEAHGVEDGEGLDVDDMLAAARIVIRSVDLPVSVDFEKAYATDAAGTLDNVFRLIEEGAAGLNIEDSIGQAKAPLYDIDTQVSKIAAARRAGDRAGVPIVINARVDALAGDPDSFDDAVTRANAYLDAGADCAFVLGLGTEDLVKAALDRIDGKVSVISNPSSVPLARLAELGVSRVSFGPTTMGLTLSHLRDAATTLTARGDYPAELGFSF
- a CDS encoding glycosyltransferase 87 family protein, whose amino-acid sequence is MTTSSAVAPAPLPTRLRRTWSRVQAHPRGLLYGFVAVHAAVFLALTPLMIGGGVSGDLPLYRLWATGALSEGVWPVLDFSWVYPAGAIVPIVLPNVFGEQHYQFVWLALLTALNAVALWLLTDRGRRTVDNRAAWWWLLVTLVLSPVAFLRLEGFSAPLVVAALMLLSTRPRVAGLLLAAATWIKVWPAAVIAAVVVGSRHRAVVLRGGVLVTMVVVSCVLLGRGADDITSFVTMQSGRAMQLEATLSTPWLWMAMLRVPGASVYQNVALATREVMGPGDTWMINDSTQVMLAVLVLLAGVLAVATFGLPRWAEPGRRGSAGSGRTAAVVPARDRGDEFGTVLLGALTLTLAFVVFNKVGSPQYLLWIVPIVAVGYASRPEAFRTPAVLTAWASGLTTLVFPILYRPLIELNPVAVLVLGARNGLLVVLFCWCAVRLVRLAVATVRSDALEVGVPLVAARAS
- a CDS encoding MarR family winged helix-turn-helix transcriptional regulator, with the translated sequence MDRRRSADAGEVTPPTDDTHAPDELGSVDDDLAVDRGRPIGFWLRLVDGLIDRRFEEVLDEHGVTRRQWQLLNLLERGPTTRAALDGAVAPFLDPATGESSSDHLAELVESGWVSLATDGVGDDRYALTERGSLAHRKLVDVVEGIRDETVRGAEPGAHATTVRFLRRAALNLGWRP